The stretch of DNA CATGAACAGCATCGCGTAGGCGACGGCGGCGGCCATCAGAAGCAGGGTGAGCAGGAGCAGCGTGCGGCCCAGGCGCCGCGGCGAACCCGTGTGCCGCTTGTGCCGTCCGTGCGGGGCAGGCAGCCCGGCGCGCCGCCTGCGCACCAGCTCGCCGCGGCGCCGTACGACGGGCAGCCTGCTGGGATCGGCGGGCGGGGCGGCGATGACGTGCGCGCCGGCCTCCGGCTCGGGCGCGGAGCGCACCAGCGAGCGCAGCCAGCCGCGCAGCTCCTCGAAGTCGAGTCGCTCGGTGGGGTCCTGACGCAGCAGCGACTCCACGACCGGGCGCAGCGGTCCGCACTCCTCCGCGTACGCGGGCGGCTCGGCGCACACCATCTGCACCAGCTCGGCGGTCGACTCCTCCGGGTAGGGCGCGTGGCCCTGCACGGCTCTGAAGAGCAGTGCCCCCAGTGCCCACAGGTCGGTCGCCGGGCCGATGGGCGCGGCCAGCTGCCAGTTCTCGTGCACGGGCCCGGCCTGCTCCGGCGCCCACCGCTCGGTCACCGGCCCGACCACGGCCGTCCGCGCCTGCCGCGCCCGCTCGGCGGCCAGCGCGGTGGCGGGCCCCCGCCGCACGGGACCGCCGGCGGCCGGATCGCCCCAACGGGCCGGCACGCGCCCGGCATCATCCGCCGCGCCCGCGCCGGGCTCGGCCCGGCCTTGTGCGGGCACCACGTACCCGCCGCCCGAAGTGCCGTGACCGGCGACCGGGCCGCCGTGGCCCGGGCCTGCGACGCCGTGGTCCGGTGCCGGGCCGGGGGTGGTTCCGGGTCCGAGAGCGGGCGTGGCTCCCAGTCCTGTGGTGCGGGCCGGGTGCGGGCCGGGTTCGTCGGTGGGGCGGTCGGGGGACGCGGGTGGGAGCGCCCTGCTCGCTCCGGGGTGCGGGGCGGTGCCGTTCCGGGCGGGGGCCCGGACACCGTAGGGGTCGGCGATCTGGCCCGGAGGGGTGGCGGTTCCGGCGGCCCGGGGCTCGCCCTCGACGGGTGTGCGGGCGCCGGGAAGTTCGGCGCGTGCGCTCTGCTGTGCCTCCTGCACCCGGGCTGCCGCCCGCGCGCCGGCGCGGTAGGCGGCGATCGCCCCGGCCCGCGCCGCCCTGATGTCCCCACCGGTCCGAGGCGTCCGCAGCGCGGGCGCGCCCGGCGCACCGGGCCCCGCGTCCGGGCCCGGCAGTGGCAGCGGCCCGGCCGTCCGCGCCTCGATCGCGGCCCGCCGCGCGGCCTCGGGATCCGCCGACGGAGTGCCGGCGCCGCCCCCGAAACCGCCCGGGCCGCCCCCGGAACCGCCGAAGCCGCCCGCGACCTCGGTGGATCCGCCGAAGCCCGCCGCACCGGCCGAGGCGCCGAGGACCGTGGAACCGCCCAGGGTGCCGGACACGCCGTCAGGATCGTTCTCGACCCCGGTGTCCCCGGTGTCCTGGACCGGGACCGGGTCGTACCCGCACAAAACCTCCTCCGCCGCGCCGACCGCGAGGCCGGTCAGCATCACGCGGCCGTCGTCGCAGACGAGGACCGTGCGGGCGGTGATGTTGCGGTGCACCCAGCCGTGGGCGTGCAGCACGCGCAGCGCCGTGAGGATGTCGGAGGCGACCTCGGCCGCCCGGTACGGCGTCAGCGGCTTCTCGGCGAGCAGTGCGGCCAGCGGCCGCGCGGCCACCAGTTCACTGACGACCCACAGCGAGCCGCCCTCCGCGAACACGTCGAAGACCTGGTCGAGCCGGGGATGGTCGGGGATCCGCGCCGCTGCCTGCGCGGCCTCGACCGCCCGCCGCACCGCCGGATCGGTGGGCCGCCGCGTCGCCCCACGGGCGCCACGGGCCTCGCCCGCCGTACGCCCGGTACGGGCCGGCCCCCGCCGGGAGGCTCCGTCGCGCGCGGTGAAGCCGTCGGGCAGCCCGTCGGCGTCGAGCACCTCGGCCTCGAC from Streptomyces sp. 6-11-2 encodes:
- a CDS encoding protein kinase, translating into MDDYAGRVLADRYRLPLPPSDEYELTETRAFDTYSGQEVLLRQVPLPEVVEAEVLDADGLPDGFTARDGASRRGPARTGRTAGEARGARGATRRPTDPAVRRAVEAAQAAARIPDHPRLDQVFDVFAEGGSLWVVSELVAARPLAALLAEKPLTPYRAAEVASDILTALRVLHAHGWVHRNITARTVLVCDDGRVMLTGLAVGAAEEVLCGYDPVPVQDTGDTGVENDPDGVSGTLGGSTVLGASAGAAGFGGSTEVAGGFGGSGGGPGGFGGGAGTPSADPEAARRAAIEARTAGPLPLPGPDAGPGAPGAPALRTPRTGGDIRAARAGAIAAYRAGARAAARVQEAQQSARAELPGARTPVEGEPRAAGTATPPGQIADPYGVRAPARNGTAPHPGASRALPPASPDRPTDEPGPHPARTTGLGATPALGPGTTPGPAPDHGVAGPGHGGPVAGHGTSGGGYVVPAQGRAEPGAGAADDAGRVPARWGDPAAGGPVRRGPATALAAERARQARTAVVGPVTERWAPEQAGPVHENWQLAAPIGPATDLWALGALLFRAVQGHAPYPEESTAELVQMVCAEPPAYAEECGPLRPVVESLLRQDPTERLDFEELRGWLRSLVRSAPEPEAGAHVIAAPPADPSRLPVVRRRGELVRRRRAGLPAPHGRHKRHTGSPRRLGRTLLLLTLLLMAAAVAYAMLFMPKADRGGAAGGDRTGTAGEASPAPAHSGDDGGSGAPQPGQSSSAANNSPSKTAGSAEAQTTAPDVADGFTLREDPAGFQIAVAKNWARTPGNGLGQVIYSQGAFELIVVPGRDTAAEFGGDPMAYQREEEGELQAYRDSSWATSSGLRTTQVGGRTLAEGQFTWTDASGRQLYVRNLATLIDGKYHVVQVRGPEAQRDRVTTLYEQASATYRYTG